The proteins below are encoded in one region of Triticum urartu cultivar G1812 unplaced genomic scaffold, Tu2.1 TuUngrouped_contig_6113, whole genome shotgun sequence:
- the LOC125530155 gene encoding sister chromatid cohesion protein PDS5 homolog B isoform X6 yields MSGSPGQVVSEVGKRLGQPRLGKDALIKLLKQAESALSELSQSSSLQDALRPLSKSLVQNTLLSHKDKDVRLLVAVCFIEVMRILAPDPPFTDEIFKEIFRLFISEFSGLADTESPYLTRRMKILENVAALRCSVIMVDTGCQDLVLDMAKIFFSAAKQGLQQCVHQAMLSIMTQILNEKVTQPLLDVIFRNLVKEDKGGAHKLAVDIIQNCAEKLEHIVRIFLTSCILSKDAPVNEHKKPHHKIILEIFQCAPQMLFAVIPCLTHELLSDQVDIRLEAVHLIGRLLVFSNLRFGQENQILFREFLKRFSDKSAEVRIAAIDAAKACYIAASSGNVAQNVLKSLEGRLLDFDDKVRIRAVYAVCDLAKSNLSSFPSELILQAAERLRDKKISVRKNVMHKLLDLYRDYCEKCSKGTATINTHYEQIPAKLIVLCFDKDCESFRPHNMGLIFAEELFPSPLSPKERAMHWVEFFSYFKSQHVKALHAIFSQKRRLQLEMQAYLSLRAKKEESSDEIQKKICASLRKMSASFTDISKVEDCFENLHQMKDNNIFKDLAEISKEGTTFATVRSIRDSFLKRIGNKHQIYSFCKELSTKLSHSLFNWEMICAILEVLFSCRNELTHYAESACDLLLLVAMAFPSLFRGSEEYLLKLFSEDSVLINEKSLQMLAYLAKSPCKLSINFSSDVYLLLEQKCIEGTRAESKYAISAIASLIQSPDDKKFAKLCKKVVGGLHDNHNIPTLLQSLGLILEYSPSMYTSYDDQFINFVQRVFVSPEFVSTPELSPSDENSACSFSCKLKIYCLKALVKSCLPTTTARDRIENFLKMLLDIIREEFTPITICENDKPYLRLAAGKSLLRLATRWDSLISPELFRTALLMARDSSYIVRKSFIHKLFGLLKKHAIPVRYACAFALASTDCAGDVRTESLRYLTEVVKEQRGVSVHQNKTSNDSIVEHPAYAVLFLIHTLAYDEEFPFNFCEKETGSAEFWSPLIVMLRELVEIEDLSQTKHGSATSSVSILLGIFRAVQKAEDVIDSGITHKLHILSKIGLLMVKELDKHCKTSDSPRHILLPSSYYRLSRSERKADECCQLDLITDTFVKRILKAHEPYNQQEDTTCSTITERVSKESAPKRQTRSSSNKPLFGQFVSGHEQGKTKKSSVQAKDVPKKNYLDILEKDNVSSCGSAGTKLSSPGSLGLTNEADSRDLKTISSKDTMSTEDFPDCHLRDCELEEDVGDCDGNFVKRPFSSNKTAVAALQKKSKRALDLRNAKNSAGSAADTIDNVRRTRSRKVQT; encoded by the exons aTGTCTGGCTCGCCGGGGCAAGTCGTGAGCGAGGTCGGCAAGCGCCTCGGGCAGCCGCGCCTCGGCAAGGACGCCCTCATCAAGCTCCTCAAG CAAGCTGAAAGTGCTTTATCAGAGTTGAGTCAGTCCTCCTCTCTGCAAGATGCTCTACGTCCTTTGAGTAAATCACTGGTCCAGAACACTTTACTTAGCCACAAGGACAAGGATGTCAGACTTCTTGTTGCTGTCTGCTTCATTGAAGTTATGCGAATCCTTGCACCTGATCCACCTTTTACTGATGAAATATTTAAG GAAATATTTAGGCTCTTCATCAGCGAATTTTCAGGGCTTGCAGACACCGAGAGTCCATATCTTACGAGAAGGATGAAAATATTGGAGAATGTTGCTGCGCTTAGATGCTCTGTAATTATGGTTGACACTGGCTGTCAGGACTTGGTTCTTGATATGGCCAAAATATTCTTCTCGGCAGCGAA GCAAGGTCTTCAGCAATGTGTGCACCAGGCTATGCTATCAATAATGACACAAATATTAAATGAAAAAGTTACTCAGCCTCTTCTGGATGTGATTTTCCGCAATTTAGTAAAAGAGGACAAG GGAGGAGCCCACAAGCTTGCTGTTGACATAATTCAAAACTGTGCTGAGAAATTGGAGCACATTGTTCGAATTTTTTTGACATCATGCATTTTGAGCAAGGATGCACCGGTGAATGAACACAAGAAGCCGCATCATAAAATTATTCTGGAAATATTCCAGTGTGCACCCCAGATGCTTTTTGCTGTTATTCCATGCTTAACTCATGAGCTCCTG AGTGACCAGGTTGATATCCGACTGGAGGCAGTGCACCTGATTGGGAGGCTTCTTGTCTTCTCTAATCTTCGCTTTGGTCAAGAAAACCAGATATTATTTAGGGAATTCTTGAAGAGATTCTCTGACAAATCTGCAGAAGTAAGAATTGCTGCAATTGATGCAGCAAAAGCATGCTACATTGCTGCATCATCTGGAAATGTAGCACAGAATGTTCTCA AATCTCTTGAAGGAAGGTTATTGGATTTTGATGACAAAGTGAGGATCCGAGCTGTTTATGCAGTTTGTGATTTGGCCAAATCAAATCTAAGCTCATTTCCTTCTGAGTTGATATTACAAGCAGCAGAGAGGCTACGTGACAAAAAG ATATCTGTCAGAAAGAATGTAATGCATAAGTTGCTGGACTTGTATCGAGATTACTGTGAGAAATGCTCCAAAGGAACTGCGACAATTAACACTCACTATGAACAAATCCCAGCTAAACTTATTGTTCTCTGTTTTGACAAAGATTGTGAATCCTTCAG GCCACACAATATGGGGCTTATTTTTGCTGAAGAACTCTTTCCATCACCACTTTCTCCAAAAGAAAGAGCAATGCATTGGGTTGAGTTTTTTTCTTATTTCAAATCACAACATGTTAAGGCTTTGCATGCCATCTTTTCTCAGAAAAGAAG GTTGCAACTGGAGATGCAAGCATATTTATCACTTCGAGCAAAGAAG GAAGAATCTTCAGATGAAATACAGAAGAAAATTTGTGCGTCATTAAGGAAGATGTCCGCTTCCTTTACAGACATCTCTAAAGTTGAAGACTGCTTTGAGAATTTGCACCAGATGAAGGATAATAACATATTTAAGGATTTGGCTGAAATAAGCAAAGAGGGCACTACTTTTGCAACAGTTCGATCAATCAGA GATTCATTTCTCAAGAGAATTGGCAACAAACACCAAATTTACAGCTTCTGCAAAGAACTGTCTACAAAACTCTCGCATTCACTATTTAATTGGGAGATGATTTGTGCCATCTTGGAGGTTCTTTTCTCCTGCAGAAATGAATTAACCCATTATGCAGAGTCCGCATGTGATCTTTTACTG CTAGTTGCAATGGCGTTTCCATCATTATTCAGAGGCTCAGAGGAGTACTTGCTAAAGTTGTTCTCCGAAGACTCAGTCCTGATAAATGAGAAGAGTCTCCAAATGTTGGCATATTTGGCAAAATCACCGTGTAAATTATCTATTAATTTCAG TAGTGATGTCTACCTCTTACTGGAGCAAAAGTGTATTGAAGGAACACGTGCTGAATCGAAATATGCCATTTCTGCAATTGCTTCACTGATCCAGTCTCCAGATGACAAGAAATTTGCCAAATTATGTAAG AAAGTTGTTGGTGGTCTACATGATAACCATAATATCCCAACTCTATTACAGTCGTTGGGCTTAATATTGGAGTATTCTccttccatgtatacatcatatgacgACCAATTTATCAATTTTGTTCAACGTGTTTTTGTCTCACCTGAG TTTGTTTCAACTCCGGAACTGTCACCCTCCGATGAAAATTCTGCATGCAGTTTCTCTTGCAAACTGAAG ATTTATTGTCTCAAAGCACTTGTCAAAAGTTGTTTACCAACAACTACTGCCCGTGATCGAATAGAGAATTTCTTGAAGATGCTGTTAGATATAATTCGCGAAGAATTCACGCCCATTACTATATG TGAAAATGATAAGCCATATCTTAGACTGGCTGCTGGGAAATCTTTACTACGACTAGCTACAAGATGGGATTCACTCATTTCTCCAGAATTATTTCGCACTGCCCTTCTCATGGCAAGG GATTCTTCATATATTGTTCGCAAGTCATTCATTCACAAACTTTTTGGCCTTTTGAAGAAGCATGCAATACCTGTTAGATATGCATGTGCTTTTGCATTGGCATCAACAGATTGCGCTGGAGATGTTCGTACTGAA TCACTTAGGTACTTAACCGAAGTGGTAAAAGAGCAAAGAGGAGTTTCTGTTCACCAGAACAAAACCAGCAATGACTCGATTGTAGAACACCCAGCATATGCTGTCCTTTTCTTGATCCATACGCTTGCATATGATGAGGAGTTTCCTTTTAACTTTTGTGAAAAGGAGACTGGCTCGGCTGAGTTTTGGAG CCCACTTATTGTGATGTTGAGAGAGCTAGTTGAAATAGAGGATCTAAGCCAAACCAAGCATGGCTCTGCCACCAGCTCTGTATCCATTCTTTTGGGCATCTTTCGTGCTGTTCAAAAGGCTGAGGATGTGATTGATTCTGGCATCACTCAT AAACTGCACATTCTCTCAAAAATTGGTTTGCTTATGGTAAAAGAACTTGATAAGCATTGCAAGACATCAGATTCTCCACGCCATATTCTCCTGCCCTCATCTTATTATAGGTTGTCTCGGAGTGAGAGAAAAGCAGAT GAATGCTGCCAACTAGATTTAATTACTGATACTTTTGTGAAGAGAATTCTAAAAGCTCATGAACCTTATAACCAACAG GAGGATACTACATGCTCTACTATTACTGAGAGGGTATCTAAAGAATCTGCTCCTAAAAGGCAAACTCGTTCCTCATCAAACAAACCATTATTTGGACAGTTTGTAAGTGGTCATGAGCAAGGGAAAACGAAGAAAAGTTCAGTCCAGGCGAAAGATGTCCCCAAGAAAAATTACCTGGATATCTTGGAAAAAGACAACGTGTCATCTTGTGGTTCCGCCGGCACAAAGCTGTCATCTCCAGGGTCTTTGGGTTTGACTAATGAAGCTGATTCTAGAGATCTGAAGACGATATCTTCAAAGGACACCATGTCAACAGAG GACTTTCCTGACTGTCATCTCAGAGATTG
- the LOC125530155 gene encoding sister chromatid cohesion protein PDS5 homolog B isoform X7 — protein sequence MSGSPGQVVSEVGKRLGQPRLGKDALIKLLKQAESALSELSQSSSLQDALRPLSKSLVQNTLLSHKDKDVRLLVAVCFIEVMRILAPDPPFTDEIFKEIFRLFISEFSGLADTESPYLTRRMKILENVAALRCSVIMVDTGCQDLVLDMAKIFFSAAKQGLQQCVHQAMLSIMTQILNEKVTQPLLDVIFRNLVKEDKGGAHKLAVDIIQNCAEKLEHIVRIFLTSCILSKDAPVNEHKKPHHKIILEIFQCAPQMLFAVIPCLTHELLSDQVDIRLEAVHLIGRLLVFSNLRFGQENQILFREFLKRFSDKSAEVRIAAIDAAKACYIAASSGNVAQNVLKSLEGRLLDFDDKVRIRAVYAVCDLAKSNLSSFPSELILQAAERLRDKKISVRKNVMHKLLDLYRDYCEKCSKGTATINTHYEQIPAKLIVLCFDKDCESFRPHNMGLIFAEELFPSPLSPKERAMHWVEFFSYFKSQHVKALHAIFSQKRRLQLEMQAYLSLRAKKEESSDEIQKKICASLRKMSASFTDISKVEDCFENLHQMKDNNIFKDLAEISKEGTTFATVRSIRDSFLKRIGNKHQIYSFCKELSTKLSHSLFNWEMICAILEVLFSCRNELTHYAESACDLLLLVAMAFPSLFRGSEEYLLKLFSEDSVLINEKSLQMLAYLAKSPCKLSINFSDVYLLLEQKCIEGTRAESKYAISAIASLIQSPDDKKFAKLCKKVVGGLHDNHNIPTLLQSLGLILEYSPSMYTSYDDQFINFVQRVFVSPEFVSTPELSPSDENSACSFSCKLKIYCLKALVKSCLPTTTARDRIENFLKMLLDIIREEFTPITICENDKPYLRLAAGKSLLRLATRWDSLISPELFRTALLMARDSSYIVRKSFIHKLFGLLKKHAIPVRYACAFALASTDCAGDVRTESLRYLTEVVKEQRGVSVHQNKTSNDSIVEHPAYAVLFLIHTLAYDEEFPFNFCEKETGSAEFWSPLIVMLRELVEIEDLSQTKHGSATSSVSILLGIFRAVQKAEDVIDSGITHKLHILSKIGLLMVKELDKHCKTSDSPRHILLPSSYYRLSRSERKADECCQLDLITDTFVKRILKAHEPYNQQEDTTCSTITERVSKESAPKRQTRSSSNKPLFGQFVSGHEQGKTKKSSVQAKDVPKKNYLDILEKDNVSSCGSAGTKLSSPGSLGLTNEADSRDLKTISSKDTMSTEDFPDCHLRDCSELEEDVGDCDGNFVKRPFSSNKTAVAALQKKSKRALDLRNAKNSAGSAADTIDNVRRTRSRKVQT from the exons aTGTCTGGCTCGCCGGGGCAAGTCGTGAGCGAGGTCGGCAAGCGCCTCGGGCAGCCGCGCCTCGGCAAGGACGCCCTCATCAAGCTCCTCAAG CAAGCTGAAAGTGCTTTATCAGAGTTGAGTCAGTCCTCCTCTCTGCAAGATGCTCTACGTCCTTTGAGTAAATCACTGGTCCAGAACACTTTACTTAGCCACAAGGACAAGGATGTCAGACTTCTTGTTGCTGTCTGCTTCATTGAAGTTATGCGAATCCTTGCACCTGATCCACCTTTTACTGATGAAATATTTAAG GAAATATTTAGGCTCTTCATCAGCGAATTTTCAGGGCTTGCAGACACCGAGAGTCCATATCTTACGAGAAGGATGAAAATATTGGAGAATGTTGCTGCGCTTAGATGCTCTGTAATTATGGTTGACACTGGCTGTCAGGACTTGGTTCTTGATATGGCCAAAATATTCTTCTCGGCAGCGAA GCAAGGTCTTCAGCAATGTGTGCACCAGGCTATGCTATCAATAATGACACAAATATTAAATGAAAAAGTTACTCAGCCTCTTCTGGATGTGATTTTCCGCAATTTAGTAAAAGAGGACAAG GGAGGAGCCCACAAGCTTGCTGTTGACATAATTCAAAACTGTGCTGAGAAATTGGAGCACATTGTTCGAATTTTTTTGACATCATGCATTTTGAGCAAGGATGCACCGGTGAATGAACACAAGAAGCCGCATCATAAAATTATTCTGGAAATATTCCAGTGTGCACCCCAGATGCTTTTTGCTGTTATTCCATGCTTAACTCATGAGCTCCTG AGTGACCAGGTTGATATCCGACTGGAGGCAGTGCACCTGATTGGGAGGCTTCTTGTCTTCTCTAATCTTCGCTTTGGTCAAGAAAACCAGATATTATTTAGGGAATTCTTGAAGAGATTCTCTGACAAATCTGCAGAAGTAAGAATTGCTGCAATTGATGCAGCAAAAGCATGCTACATTGCTGCATCATCTGGAAATGTAGCACAGAATGTTCTCA AATCTCTTGAAGGAAGGTTATTGGATTTTGATGACAAAGTGAGGATCCGAGCTGTTTATGCAGTTTGTGATTTGGCCAAATCAAATCTAAGCTCATTTCCTTCTGAGTTGATATTACAAGCAGCAGAGAGGCTACGTGACAAAAAG ATATCTGTCAGAAAGAATGTAATGCATAAGTTGCTGGACTTGTATCGAGATTACTGTGAGAAATGCTCCAAAGGAACTGCGACAATTAACACTCACTATGAACAAATCCCAGCTAAACTTATTGTTCTCTGTTTTGACAAAGATTGTGAATCCTTCAG GCCACACAATATGGGGCTTATTTTTGCTGAAGAACTCTTTCCATCACCACTTTCTCCAAAAGAAAGAGCAATGCATTGGGTTGAGTTTTTTTCTTATTTCAAATCACAACATGTTAAGGCTTTGCATGCCATCTTTTCTCAGAAAAGAAG GTTGCAACTGGAGATGCAAGCATATTTATCACTTCGAGCAAAGAAG GAAGAATCTTCAGATGAAATACAGAAGAAAATTTGTGCGTCATTAAGGAAGATGTCCGCTTCCTTTACAGACATCTCTAAAGTTGAAGACTGCTTTGAGAATTTGCACCAGATGAAGGATAATAACATATTTAAGGATTTGGCTGAAATAAGCAAAGAGGGCACTACTTTTGCAACAGTTCGATCAATCAGA GATTCATTTCTCAAGAGAATTGGCAACAAACACCAAATTTACAGCTTCTGCAAAGAACTGTCTACAAAACTCTCGCATTCACTATTTAATTGGGAGATGATTTGTGCCATCTTGGAGGTTCTTTTCTCCTGCAGAAATGAATTAACCCATTATGCAGAGTCCGCATGTGATCTTTTACTG CTAGTTGCAATGGCGTTTCCATCATTATTCAGAGGCTCAGAGGAGTACTTGCTAAAGTTGTTCTCCGAAGACTCAGTCCTGATAAATGAGAAGAGTCTCCAAATGTTGGCATATTTGGCAAAATCACCGTGTAAATTATCTATTAATTTCAG TGATGTCTACCTCTTACTGGAGCAAAAGTGTATTGAAGGAACACGTGCTGAATCGAAATATGCCATTTCTGCAATTGCTTCACTGATCCAGTCTCCAGATGACAAGAAATTTGCCAAATTATGTAAG AAAGTTGTTGGTGGTCTACATGATAACCATAATATCCCAACTCTATTACAGTCGTTGGGCTTAATATTGGAGTATTCTccttccatgtatacatcatatgacgACCAATTTATCAATTTTGTTCAACGTGTTTTTGTCTCACCTGAG TTTGTTTCAACTCCGGAACTGTCACCCTCCGATGAAAATTCTGCATGCAGTTTCTCTTGCAAACTGAAG ATTTATTGTCTCAAAGCACTTGTCAAAAGTTGTTTACCAACAACTACTGCCCGTGATCGAATAGAGAATTTCTTGAAGATGCTGTTAGATATAATTCGCGAAGAATTCACGCCCATTACTATATG TGAAAATGATAAGCCATATCTTAGACTGGCTGCTGGGAAATCTTTACTACGACTAGCTACAAGATGGGATTCACTCATTTCTCCAGAATTATTTCGCACTGCCCTTCTCATGGCAAGG GATTCTTCATATATTGTTCGCAAGTCATTCATTCACAAACTTTTTGGCCTTTTGAAGAAGCATGCAATACCTGTTAGATATGCATGTGCTTTTGCATTGGCATCAACAGATTGCGCTGGAGATGTTCGTACTGAA TCACTTAGGTACTTAACCGAAGTGGTAAAAGAGCAAAGAGGAGTTTCTGTTCACCAGAACAAAACCAGCAATGACTCGATTGTAGAACACCCAGCATATGCTGTCCTTTTCTTGATCCATACGCTTGCATATGATGAGGAGTTTCCTTTTAACTTTTGTGAAAAGGAGACTGGCTCGGCTGAGTTTTGGAG CCCACTTATTGTGATGTTGAGAGAGCTAGTTGAAATAGAGGATCTAAGCCAAACCAAGCATGGCTCTGCCACCAGCTCTGTATCCATTCTTTTGGGCATCTTTCGTGCTGTTCAAAAGGCTGAGGATGTGATTGATTCTGGCATCACTCAT AAACTGCACATTCTCTCAAAAATTGGTTTGCTTATGGTAAAAGAACTTGATAAGCATTGCAAGACATCAGATTCTCCACGCCATATTCTCCTGCCCTCATCTTATTATAGGTTGTCTCGGAGTGAGAGAAAAGCAGAT GAATGCTGCCAACTAGATTTAATTACTGATACTTTTGTGAAGAGAATTCTAAAAGCTCATGAACCTTATAACCAACAG GAGGATACTACATGCTCTACTATTACTGAGAGGGTATCTAAAGAATCTGCTCCTAAAAGGCAAACTCGTTCCTCATCAAACAAACCATTATTTGGACAGTTTGTAAGTGGTCATGAGCAAGGGAAAACGAAGAAAAGTTCAGTCCAGGCGAAAGATGTCCCCAAGAAAAATTACCTGGATATCTTGGAAAAAGACAACGTGTCATCTTGTGGTTCCGCCGGCACAAAGCTGTCATCTCCAGGGTCTTTGGGTTTGACTAATGAAGCTGATTCTAGAGATCTGAAGACGATATCTTCAAAGGACACCATGTCAACAGAG GACTTTCCTGACTGTCATCTCAGAGATTG